Proteins from one Chitinophaga oryzae genomic window:
- a CDS encoding TolC family protein, with protein MRTKTRLILSVCVASLGFFRPVAAQTPTRTVTLQAVEDSFLVRNYVLLAQRYQIDASKALVRQAKMWNNPSFSTVLGFGSTDKFQPFKVGSGGETQYTIDQLVQLAGKRNKNVQLAATATKMNEATFDELVRTLRLQLRENFYTLYYRRQTGKVLKEQLENLQRIVDAYVTADKKGSVAHSDLIRLQALQVGIENDYADLKQEELEAQKNLQQLLHSQDFYEAVVTPADLAPYRLDDIELPALLDSVTTNRPDVRIAATQYQTAELNYRLQKAMAVPDLHVGATYDKKGSYIDNFVGLTLGIDLPLWNRNQGNIRAAQLQIGAGQQQLQQQQSVAQTEVINAYQRIVALEKRYKSFDLHQFQNEFDTLIAEVAKNFSKGNISLLQFIDYFNSYSDNAKNINKFLSNRVNAYEELNYATGQELFKH; from the coding sequence ATGCGAACCAAGACGAGACTGATATTGTCAGTATGCGTTGCCAGCCTGGGCTTTTTCCGACCTGTAGCGGCCCAGACTCCCACCCGGACGGTCACTTTACAAGCCGTTGAAGATTCCTTCCTGGTGAGAAACTATGTACTGTTAGCACAACGTTATCAGATTGACGCCTCCAAAGCACTGGTGCGCCAGGCTAAAATGTGGAACAATCCCTCCTTCAGCACGGTGCTGGGCTTCGGCAGCACCGACAAATTCCAGCCATTTAAAGTAGGCTCCGGAGGAGAAACACAGTACACCATCGATCAGCTGGTACAGCTGGCCGGCAAACGCAACAAAAATGTACAGCTGGCGGCGACCGCCACTAAAATGAACGAGGCTACCTTCGATGAGTTGGTACGCACGCTCCGCCTGCAACTGCGCGAGAACTTCTACACCCTGTATTATCGCCGGCAAACCGGTAAAGTGCTCAAAGAACAACTGGAAAACCTGCAACGTATCGTAGACGCCTATGTCACTGCCGACAAAAAAGGCAGCGTGGCCCATTCCGACCTGATACGCCTGCAGGCCTTGCAGGTAGGCATAGAAAACGATTATGCAGACCTGAAACAGGAGGAACTGGAAGCACAGAAAAACCTCCAGCAACTGCTGCATAGCCAGGATTTCTACGAAGCCGTGGTAACACCCGCAGACCTTGCCCCCTACCGGCTCGATGACATAGAATTACCGGCGTTGCTGGACAGCGTGACCACAAACCGCCCGGATGTACGCATCGCCGCTACCCAATACCAGACCGCTGAACTGAACTACCGCCTGCAGAAAGCCATGGCCGTACCAGACCTGCACGTAGGCGCTACCTACGATAAAAAAGGCAGCTACATCGACAACTTCGTCGGCCTCACGCTGGGCATAGACCTGCCGCTGTGGAACCGCAACCAGGGCAATATCCGCGCAGCGCAATTGCAGATCGGCGCCGGTCAGCAGCAACTGCAGCAACAACAGTCAGTAGCGCAGACAGAAGTGATCAACGCCTATCAGCGCATCGTAGCACTGGAAAAGCGTTACAAAAGCTTCGACCTCCACCAGTTCCAGAACGAGTTTGACACCCTGATCGCCGAAGTCGCTAAAAACTTCAGCAAGGGCAATATCTCCCTGCTGCAATTCATCGATTATTTCAACAGCTATAGCGACAACGCCAAAAACATCAACAAGTTTCTATCCAACCGGGTAAACGCATATGAAGAACTTAATTACGCCACAGGACAAGAATTATTTAAACACTAA
- a CDS encoding efflux RND transporter periplasmic adaptor subunit: MKQPILIVGFLLLAAVTWSGCKHTQAEDSEKSTFVLSDTMLKNIRIDTAQMVPVMNEVRLSGKVAPNGGKVLKVYPLVSGYVEDIKVQLGDYVQKGQVLAVIHSAEIADYEKQLAQARSDRGVAEKNLKVAQDLYDSRLSTEKDVVNARGEVQKNDAEINRLNDLFKIYRKGKGATYLVTAPISGYIIEKNINNNMEIRTDNSANIFTISELDDVWVMANVFETDIAKIKEGYEAEIVTVSYPDQPFHGKIDKIYNFLDPATKTMQVRIRIDNKNMLLKPEMFATVYVKYTDQEEKIAVPSAAVIFDNSKNYVLVFKDKFNIAVRQVEVAKTSGDQTYLNAGLQANEKVISKNQLLIYDALKD, from the coding sequence ATGAAACAGCCTATATTGATCGTTGGCTTTTTGCTGCTGGCAGCAGTTACCTGGAGTGGATGCAAACACACGCAGGCAGAAGATTCCGAGAAAAGCACCTTTGTACTCAGCGATACCATGTTAAAAAATATCCGCATCGATACCGCACAGATGGTGCCGGTGATGAACGAAGTACGGCTATCCGGTAAAGTGGCCCCTAACGGCGGAAAAGTATTGAAAGTGTATCCGCTGGTGAGCGGCTATGTGGAAGATATCAAAGTTCAGCTGGGCGACTATGTGCAGAAAGGCCAGGTGCTCGCCGTCATACACAGCGCCGAAATCGCCGACTACGAAAAGCAGCTGGCACAGGCCCGCTCCGACCGCGGCGTAGCCGAAAAGAACCTGAAAGTGGCGCAGGACCTGTACGACAGCCGCCTGAGCACCGAAAAAGATGTGGTGAACGCAAGAGGAGAAGTACAAAAAAACGATGCAGAGATCAACCGCCTCAACGATCTCTTTAAAATATACCGTAAAGGGAAAGGCGCTACCTATCTCGTTACCGCCCCTATCTCCGGATATATTATTGAAAAGAACATCAACAACAACATGGAGATCCGGACAGACAACAGCGCCAATATCTTCACCATCTCCGAGCTGGACGACGTATGGGTGATGGCCAACGTGTTTGAAACCGATATCGCCAAAATAAAGGAAGGCTATGAAGCAGAGATTGTGACCGTGAGCTACCCCGATCAGCCTTTCCATGGCAAGATAGACAAGATCTATAATTTCCTCGACCCTGCTACCAAAACCATGCAGGTGCGTATCAGGATAGACAACAAAAACATGTTGCTCAAACCCGAAATGTTTGCCACCGTGTATGTGAAATATACCGACCAGGAAGAAAAAATCGCCGTGCCCTCCGCCGCTGTCATCTTCGACAACAGCAAGAACTATGTGCTGGTGTTTAAAGACAAATTCAACATTGCCGTACGGCAGGTGGAAGTAGCCAAAACCTCCGGTGACCAGACTTACCTGAACGCTGGTCTGCAGGCCAACGAAAAAGTGATTTCCAAAAACCAGCTGCTGATTTACGACGCGCTGAAAGACTAA